AAGTTGATCCTGCTCGCGCGGCTCGACAGAGCACCGACTCAGCCCGCCAAGACGCTCGATGTTTCGGCGGTCGTCCGCAGCGTCGCTGCGGAGCTCGCTCCCCTCGCGGACGACCGCATCGCCGTCGACGCTCCGCGGGCTGCACCGGTGGAAGCCGATGAATCCGAGCTCTACGAAGCCCTCAAGAATATCATCGATAACGCCGTGAAGTACGCGCCGAACTCGCCCATCGAGATCTCCGTCGATCCGGGAGAGGACGTTGTCATCTCGGTATCCGATCGAGGTCCGGGAATAGAAGCGGCGGATCTGCCGCACGTCTTCGAGCGATTCTATCGCGGCAACCGCCGGCACGATGCCGAGGGTTCTGGGTTGGGCCTCGCGATTGCGAAGAGAGCGATCGAACGCGCGGGTGGCTCGATTGCGCTGGAGAGCTCGCCCGGTGCCGGAACGTGCGTGACGGTTCGGCTTCCGTCATTACTATAAATGAAACCCGAGACGATACAGCCTGGGCGAAAGAAGGGTAGTCAGGGAGTGTCGCAGGGCGGGTGGCCGCAGGCGCACGCTCCCTCTTCTTCGCGGTCGCTCGCGCGATAGCAGTACCCGCTACAGAACCGCGCATCGGACTCTTCGAGCTCTTCTTCGGCAAATTCGGCCTCGACGGTGCAGAGGCAGGGCTCGTGCGCGCACTTGAGCGTCTCAGTGACCATGCCTCATGATTCCCACGCGATGAGTCCTGCCCTGCACGCTATCCACAAGCTTCTTTGCAGAATCTTAAAGCGGTGCGGCACGCTGCCGTGCACGTTCTGGGGGCAACCGGCCGTAGAATATCTAGGATGCCTGAAGCCAGCGCGTTTCCCCCTTCCTTCCCGGCGGCAAAGCGCATCGACGTCGGAGAGCTGATCCGCCAGGTCTCCGAGGTTTTGGCAAGCGAACAGCCGCTGGCGGAGAGCGTCACCGAGCTGTGCACGTTGCTCGCTCACGCGTTCGGCGCTCGTTCCGTCTCAATCTTGCTCGACGACCCGGGGCGCCCGTGCGCGGAGTACCGCTACGACATGCCGCTCGGGCTGGTCGGTGAAAGCATCGAGTACGCGGAGAGCGTCCCGCTGCAAATCGGTCAACAGTCCATCGGCGCGCTGACGATCGCTCCGAGATCGCGCGACAGTCTCGCGAGCCACGACGTCTCGACGCTCGAAACGTGCGCGCGCTACATCGCCGTCGGGTTGCGCAACGCGCGCCTCGCTCATACGAACGACGACCTCGAGCGCCTCATCGAGGTGGACCCCCTGACCGAGGTCGGCAATCGGCGTCGCTTCGACCTGCGCATCGACGCCGAGTGGCGCCGGTGCTCCCGCAATCAAGAGCCGCTCTCGGTCGTCATGATCGACGTCGATTACTTCAAAGAGTTCAACGACCGATACGGTCACGTTGCCGGCGACGCGTGCTTGCAGCGGATCGCGAAGGCGCTCTCGGGCTCGACCATGCGCGCTAGCGACGTCGTTACGCGGTACGGCGGCGAGGAGTTTGCGGTGCTGCTCGCCGAGACCGATCTCGCGGGTGCGGTCGCCGTCGCCGAGAACATTCGTCTCGCCGTCGAACGGCTGCAGATTCCCCATGCCGGAACCTCCATCGGTACCGTCAGCATCAGTGCCGGCGTCGCCACGGTGACACCGAGCCCGAACGAAGCTTCCGCCGCGCTCGTCGAAGCGGCGGATCTCGCCCTTTACCGCGCAAAGTCCGCTGGAAGAAATCGAATCGTCGCGGGGGCATACGTCTCCGAAGGATCCATCGTACAACGCTGCGGCGTTCAAACCGCGACGAACCTCCCGATTCCCCTGACGACCTTTCTCGGCCGTCGCAACGAGATCGCGCAGATCGAGCGCCTGCTGCAGAACACGCGATTACTGACGCTCGTCGGGCCCGGCGGGGTAGGCAAGACGCGCCTCGCACTCGAGGTTTCGGCTTCGCACGCGGGCGCACGTTCCGTGACCTTCGTCGATCTCGCACCGGCCGTCTGTCCGGCAGCCGTCGGCCCCACGATCCTGAGGGCCTTGGGCCTCCACGACGAGCTCGCGCACAGCACGGAAGAGACGATCTGCCATCATCTCG
The Candidatus Dormiibacterota bacterium DNA segment above includes these coding regions:
- a CDS encoding metallothionein is translated as MVTETLKCAHEPCLCTVEAEFAEEELEESDARFCSGYCYRASDREEEGACACGHPPCDTP